One Sinorhizobium mexicanum genomic region harbors:
- a CDS encoding CYTH domain-containing protein codes for MAKEIERKFLVASSGWQEHADKGIKLQQAYIVTMDDRSVRVRIHGNKWARLTIKIGKSALVRNEYEYDLPMDDARELLTQAVGIVIEKRRYRVPHKGFTWEVDVYEGALSGLVVAEVEMKRETDLPALPQWLGREITGDRRYSNQALATEGLLEAQS; via the coding sequence ATGGCGAAGGAGATAGAACGCAAGTTCCTGGTCGCTTCCAGCGGTTGGCAAGAACATGCGGACAAGGGCATAAAACTCCAGCAGGCCTACATCGTCACCATGGACGACCGCTCCGTGCGCGTACGAATCCATGGCAACAAATGGGCGCGCCTGACCATCAAGATCGGCAAGTCGGCGCTGGTCCGCAACGAATACGAATACGATCTGCCCATGGACGACGCCCGCGAGCTGCTGACCCAGGCGGTTGGCATCGTCATCGAGAAGCGACGTTACCGCGTGCCGCACAAGGGCTTTACCTGGGAAGTCGACGTCTACGAAGGGGCGCTCTCCGGGCTTGTCGTCGCCGAGGTCGAGATGAAGCGGGAAACGGATTTGCCGGCCCTGCCGCAATGGCTGGGTCGCGAGATTACCGGGGACCGCCGCTATTCCAACCAGGCGCTTGCCACGGAGGGGCTACTGGAAGCGCAGTCATGA